One segment of Anatilimnocola aggregata DNA contains the following:
- a CDS encoding DinB family protein: protein MVDQSLLAMFDEVRGSLLGVLQGVDQQAALWHPPGLCNHIVWHAGHALVVVEWLTKGPLGLEPEVPAGWFELFSWESKPADTRASQYPPLAIIVAELQAQHVRLRALYAGLSEIDLKGRPLMSQVAPCAKSSCTACRMRQPTKERFGC from the coding sequence GTGGTTGATCAGAGCCTGCTAGCCATGTTCGACGAAGTTCGCGGTTCGCTGCTGGGAGTATTGCAAGGAGTTGATCAGCAAGCGGCGCTATGGCACCCACCGGGACTGTGCAATCACATTGTGTGGCATGCTGGACACGCGCTGGTGGTGGTCGAATGGCTGACCAAGGGCCCCCTTGGCTTGGAACCAGAAGTGCCGGCCGGTTGGTTCGAACTCTTCAGCTGGGAGAGTAAACCGGCGGACACACGCGCCTCGCAATATCCTCCGCTGGCGATCATTGTTGCAGAGTTGCAGGCCCAGCATGTTCGCTTACGAGCGTTGTATGCCGGACTCAGCGAGATTGACCTCAAGGGAAGGCCATTGATGAGCCAGGTCGCACCGTGCGCGAAGTCATCCTGCACGGCTTGCAGGATGAGGCAGCCCACAAAGGAGAGATTTGGCTGCTGA
- a CDS encoding sigma-54-dependent transcriptional regulator, with translation MKSGRLLLVDDDSHLLDSMATWLREQGYFVLTARSCTTAFEQLRKEQLDLVIADIRLDDGDGFDVLAWCRQNKPDLMVILLTGYGTVETGIEALRAGAFDLLTKPLIDEELEMSIQRALSQNKVLVENQHLKAQLDLRFGLESIVGHDHRMQRVYDMVDRIADTRATVLITGESGTGKSLLARAIHRRSGRRDQSFVEVACGAMPEALLESELFGHAAGSFTGAVGEKIGKFTQADKGTIFLDEIGTASPSLQVKLLRVLQEFNFEPVGSTKTIKVDSRVILATNEDLSEAVADGRFRQDLFYRVNVINIELPSLRERIADIPLLAAHFQQKTCEEAGRPAEGFADDALQAMQRYNWPGNVRELQNTIERAVLLGRSNKVTIDDLPPQIAAGQPVSLETLSGKALKEAMAAPERAIILEMLENNRWNRNATADALGINRTTLYKKMKRLGIDKLPQAHM, from the coding sequence ATGAAGTCGGGACGGCTACTACTTGTTGATGACGATTCGCACCTGCTCGATTCAATGGCCACCTGGCTCCGCGAACAGGGGTATTTTGTCCTGACGGCGCGCAGTTGCACGACCGCCTTCGAGCAACTTCGCAAAGAGCAGTTGGACCTGGTGATTGCTGACATTCGACTGGATGATGGCGACGGCTTCGACGTTTTGGCGTGGTGCCGCCAAAATAAGCCCGACCTGATGGTCATCCTCTTGACTGGCTACGGGACCGTTGAAACGGGCATTGAAGCGCTGCGTGCTGGCGCGTTCGATCTGCTGACGAAGCCGCTGATCGACGAAGAGTTGGAAATGTCGATTCAGCGTGCCCTCTCGCAAAACAAGGTGCTGGTCGAAAACCAACACCTGAAGGCCCAACTGGATCTCCGCTTCGGCTTGGAGAGCATTGTCGGCCACGATCACCGCATGCAACGCGTTTACGACATGGTCGATCGCATTGCCGATACTCGGGCCACAGTTCTCATCACTGGCGAAAGCGGTACCGGTAAGAGTTTGCTGGCGCGGGCCATTCACCGTCGTAGCGGGCGGCGCGATCAGTCATTCGTCGAAGTTGCCTGCGGAGCAATGCCCGAAGCACTGCTCGAGAGTGAATTGTTCGGCCATGCGGCTGGTTCGTTCACCGGTGCAGTCGGCGAGAAAATTGGCAAGTTCACGCAAGCGGACAAGGGGACTATTTTTCTCGACGAAATCGGGACTGCCTCCCCCAGCTTGCAGGTCAAGCTGTTGCGAGTGCTGCAAGAATTCAACTTCGAACCGGTGGGTAGCACCAAGACGATCAAGGTCGACTCACGGGTCATTCTCGCCACCAACGAAGATCTGTCCGAAGCAGTTGCCGATGGACGCTTTCGTCAGGACCTGTTCTATCGCGTTAACGTCATCAACATCGAACTACCCTCGCTCCGGGAACGCATTGCCGACATCCCACTGCTGGCAGCCCATTTTCAGCAGAAGACTTGCGAAGAAGCTGGCCGACCGGCCGAAGGCTTCGCCGACGATGCCTTGCAAGCCATGCAACGCTATAACTGGCCCGGCAATGTGCGTGAGTTGCAAAACACCATCGAGCGCGCGGTGCTGCTCGGTCGTTCGAACAAAGTGACCATTGATGATCTGCCTCCGCAGATCGCGGCCGGCCAGCCGGTTTCGCTCGAAACCCTCAGCGGTAAGGCGCTCAAAGAAGCGATGGCTGCTCCGGAGCGGGCCATCATTCTCGAAATGCTCGAAAATAACCGCTGGAATCGCAACGCCACGGCCGATGCCCTCGGCATCAATCGCACCACGCTTTATAAGAAAATGAAGCGCCTCGGCATCGACAAGTTGCCTCAAGCTCACATGTAG
- a CDS encoding DUF1501 domain-containing protein: MLRLTDVGTAQTCDGVTRRDFLQVGALGAIGLGLPELLAAKEAGAISKEHDDRACIMIFNLGAPSQMDTFDPKPNAAAEIRGPFQPISTKGDFQITEILPRHAQHADKFSIVRSCYHTAAAVHDTGHQMLQTGRLFSGGVNTPHAGSAVAYLRGRKTDLPAHVILPEPMGSTGGNLPHGQDAGFLGKAFDPFLLMADPSQPNFKVPDLLPPQDMGDARMDRRRRLRSIVEDQVTQFEASPAAKLMDSNFESAYRLMTSPQARSAFDLSKEPKAVREKYGMTRFGQCCLLARRLIEAGVRFVTVNTFLTVFNEITWDIHGSKPFTSIEGMKDIVAPMYDQAYAALLEDLQDRGMLEKTLVCNLAEFGRTPRINPAGGRDHWPQCFSVYFAGGGIQGGRAIGKSDPTGGYPAERPTEPAEVVATIYKSLGFDIETALPGPAGRPFPLVDFGKHEIKELF, from the coding sequence ATGCTCCGCTTAACCGATGTCGGCACCGCTCAGACCTGCGATGGCGTTACGCGCCGCGACTTTCTACAAGTGGGTGCGTTGGGCGCAATTGGCCTCGGGCTGCCCGAATTGCTGGCCGCGAAAGAGGCCGGTGCCATCAGCAAGGAACATGACGACCGGGCCTGCATCATGATTTTCAATCTTGGTGCGCCCAGCCAGATGGATACCTTTGACCCCAAGCCCAATGCAGCTGCCGAAATTCGCGGGCCCTTTCAGCCCATTTCCACCAAGGGCGATTTTCAGATCACCGAGATCCTCCCTCGCCACGCGCAGCATGCAGATAAGTTTTCGATCGTCCGCAGCTGCTATCACACGGCCGCCGCAGTGCACGATACCGGTCATCAGATGCTGCAGACGGGACGACTATTCTCAGGGGGCGTGAACACCCCGCATGCCGGCAGCGCGGTGGCTTACCTGCGCGGTCGTAAGACCGACCTTCCCGCGCACGTGATTTTGCCCGAGCCGATGGGCTCGACGGGCGGGAACTTGCCCCACGGTCAAGACGCTGGCTTTCTCGGCAAGGCCTTCGATCCCTTCCTGCTGATGGCTGATCCTTCGCAGCCCAACTTCAAAGTCCCCGACTTGCTACCGCCGCAAGACATGGGCGATGCCCGGATGGATCGACGTCGTCGCCTGCGCAGCATTGTGGAAGATCAGGTCACTCAGTTCGAAGCCAGCCCAGCCGCCAAGCTGATGGATAGCAACTTCGAGTCGGCCTATCGCTTGATGACCAGCCCGCAGGCGCGCTCGGCGTTCGACCTATCGAAGGAGCCGAAGGCGGTTCGCGAGAAATATGGCATGACCCGCTTTGGACAGTGCTGTTTGCTCGCTCGCCGGTTGATCGAAGCGGGGGTCCGCTTTGTTACCGTGAATACATTCCTGACGGTCTTCAACGAAATCACTTGGGACATTCACGGCAGCAAGCCTTTCACCAGCATTGAAGGAATGAAAGACATCGTCGCGCCGATGTACGACCAGGCCTACGCCGCACTGCTCGAAGATTTGCAGGATCGCGGCATGCTCGAGAAAACCTTGGTCTGCAATCTGGCCGAATTTGGACGCACCCCGCGCATCAATCCGGCTGGCGGTCGCGATCACTGGCCCCAATGTTTCAGCGTCTATTTTGCCGGCGGTGGCATCCAGGGTGGCCGCGCGATTGGCAAGAGCGATCCGACGGGCGGTTATCCAGCTGAGCGGCCAACGGAACCTGCCGAGGTGGTTGCCACAATCTACAAGAGCCTCGGCTTCGATATCGAAACGGCCCTGCCGGGGCCCGCCGGTCGTCCCTTCCCACTGGTCGATTTTGGCAAGCACGAGATCAAAGAGTTGTTTTAA
- the xerC gene encoding tyrosine recombinase XerC has translation MKAAIDQFLQFLTVERNAADLTVKSYREDLVALDEYLGQAYQRPADPAEITPLDLRGYVSAMHEAGYAKTSISRRLASLRTFFKFAQREGIAQNNPAKPLRNPRPDRKLPHFLSGDEIGQLLDAPPAGQTMGLRDRAILEVTYSAGLRVSEVVGMNSGDLDLTESIVRIRGKGRKERLAPLGSFAIAALRRWLKVRVLSPKEKQGPLAPVFTNKFGRRLTTRSVARMLEKYLKTTGLDLRTTPHTLRHSFATHLLDRGADIRSVQELLGHKSLVTTQIYTHVSTAGLKAVYERAHPRARVS, from the coding sequence ATGAAAGCGGCCATTGATCAGTTTCTGCAGTTCCTGACGGTTGAACGGAATGCAGCCGACTTGACGGTCAAGTCGTATCGCGAAGACCTGGTCGCGCTCGATGAATACCTCGGACAGGCCTATCAGCGGCCTGCTGATCCTGCGGAAATCACTCCCCTCGATCTCCGCGGCTATGTCTCGGCCATGCACGAGGCCGGCTATGCGAAAACGTCCATTTCTCGGCGACTTGCCTCGCTACGAACGTTCTTCAAGTTCGCCCAGCGCGAAGGGATCGCCCAGAATAACCCCGCTAAGCCCCTGCGTAACCCGCGGCCGGATCGCAAGTTGCCTCACTTCCTTTCGGGCGACGAGATTGGCCAGCTGCTGGACGCCCCGCCAGCTGGCCAAACGATGGGCCTGCGCGATCGCGCGATCCTCGAAGTCACTTACTCAGCCGGGCTCCGCGTGAGTGAAGTGGTGGGGATGAACAGCGGCGACCTCGACCTGACCGAGTCGATCGTCCGCATTCGCGGCAAAGGCCGCAAAGAACGCCTCGCCCCACTCGGTTCGTTTGCGATCGCGGCGCTCCGGCGCTGGCTGAAAGTGCGTGTCCTCTCTCCGAAAGAGAAGCAGGGACCCCTCGCGCCAGTTTTCACCAACAAGTTTGGTCGGCGGCTAACTACACGCAGTGTGGCGCGAATGCTCGAGAAGTATCTGAAGACCACCGGACTCGACCTGCGAACGACGCCCCACACGTTGCGGCACAGCTTTGCGACCCATTTACTCGACCGCGGAGCTGACATTCGAAGTGTGCAGGAACTACTGGGTCACAAGAGCCTGGTAACGACCCAAATCTATACCCATGTCAGCACTGCGGGGCTGAAGGCCGTCTATGAACGGGCTCACCCGCGAGCTCGTGTATCGTAA
- a CDS encoding response regulator, translating into MTISLLIADDHEVIRTGVKSMLEGSDIQVVAEAATGNQAIEQTVKHHPDVVLLDVRMPETDGLEALERIIDRSPRTKVVMLTGHDNPTYIARAVALGAAGYLLKDSPRDAILGAINRAHTGLPPDSESLMGRVKNTMARRRPTYDEDIPLTNREVQVLRHVALGLSNREIGRSLEISIETVKEHVQNILRKLEAGDRTEAAVWAVKKGLV; encoded by the coding sequence ATGACCATTAGTTTGCTAATCGCTGACGACCACGAGGTCATCCGCACGGGTGTTAAGTCCATGCTCGAGGGTTCGGACATTCAGGTAGTGGCGGAAGCCGCGACCGGAAACCAAGCCATCGAACAAACGGTAAAGCACCACCCGGACGTGGTGCTGCTGGACGTCCGCATGCCAGAGACCGACGGTCTCGAAGCACTGGAGCGGATCATCGACCGCTCGCCGAGAACCAAGGTTGTCATGCTCACTGGGCACGACAATCCCACCTACATCGCTCGCGCGGTGGCACTCGGAGCTGCTGGGTACCTGCTGAAGGATTCGCCCCGTGATGCGATCCTGGGAGCCATCAACCGCGCTCACACCGGTTTGCCGCCGGACAGCGAGAGCCTGATGGGCCGGGTGAAGAACACGATGGCGCGCCGTCGTCCCACCTACGACGAGGACATCCCACTCACCAATCGCGAAGTGCAGGTGCTGCGTCATGTGGCGCTCGGCCTGAGCAATCGCGAAATCGGCCGCTCGCTGGAAATCAGCATCGAAACGGTCAAAGAGCACGTGCAGAATATCCTGCGCAAGCTCGAAGCTGGCGATCGCACCGAAGCGGCCGTGTGGGCCGTGAAAAAAGGCTTGGTTTAA
- a CDS encoding DUF1549 and DUF1553 domain-containing protein, which translates to MWRNSLVASWALIALPILSFGAEPNLVLLPKTISLSSPEARQTLIVQQQADDQILQQVRSELKLTSSDEKVVRVVDGVAIPVGNGKATITAEANGKTATADAIVSQIDKPFQWSFRNHVESVLSKQGCNGGACHGARAGQKGFRLTLFGFDVDADYTYLTRQAVGRRIVPSDPGRSLILTKPTGLLPHKGGVKLDPASLEYRVIAEWIAAGTPGPRDDDPQISKLEVLPKNSQQTVGTEQQLVVLAHFNDGHVEDVTRWSKYVSTNSSVASVGEHGKVKITGSGEGAVSVWYLNLTEMAYVSSPYPNQVAPATYAREDRNNFIDELVLEKLQSLRIPPSARCDDATFLRRAYLDTIGTLPTLVETQAFLSDASSDKREKLIDHLLGRPEFVDYWTNKWGDLLLLSGERLRPKALETYHNWIRKNVAENKPWDKFVYEIVTATGSTHENGAANFYALHQDPEVMAETVSQAFMGLSINCAKCHNHPLEKWTNDQYYGMANMFSRVRAKGWGGDFRNGDGMRVVYSDTQGELLQPSRGQPQQPRPLDGAAVAFNDSADRRIKLAEWLVSPQNPYFTRAIANRVWANFFGVGLVERVDDLRASNPASNEVLLSATAEYVKENQYDLKQLMRAILQSSTYQRSSQPVTGNEADERFYSRYYPKRLKAEVLLDALSQVSGTPSQFRTMKPDGKPGDAVSAKRALQLPDSFIDSYFLKTFGRPDRLITCDCERSDEPSMTQVFHMLNGETINNKLKAKENAVAQAVEQDNAQVLDQLFLTALCRLPTPAEKERTLKELAETPADERRAVLEDVYWSVLTCREFVFNH; encoded by the coding sequence ATGTGGCGTAACTCTCTCGTTGCTTCGTGGGCTTTGATTGCGCTGCCGATATTGTCGTTTGGCGCGGAACCCAATCTTGTTCTGTTGCCCAAGACGATTTCGCTCAGCTCGCCGGAAGCCCGGCAAACACTGATCGTTCAGCAGCAGGCTGACGACCAGATTCTGCAGCAGGTACGTAGCGAACTAAAGCTCACCAGCAGTGACGAAAAGGTAGTCCGCGTTGTCGATGGCGTGGCAATTCCTGTTGGCAATGGCAAGGCAACCATCACGGCTGAAGCCAACGGCAAGACTGCAACCGCGGATGCGATTGTGTCGCAAATCGATAAGCCTTTTCAGTGGAGCTTTCGCAATCACGTCGAGTCGGTTCTAAGCAAGCAAGGCTGCAATGGCGGCGCATGTCACGGCGCGCGAGCCGGACAGAAGGGCTTTCGGCTGACACTCTTTGGTTTTGATGTCGATGCCGATTACACCTATCTCACGCGGCAAGCGGTCGGCCGGCGCATTGTGCCGAGCGATCCGGGCCGCAGCTTGATTTTGACAAAACCGACAGGTCTATTGCCGCACAAAGGTGGTGTGAAGCTCGACCCGGCATCGCTGGAGTACCGCGTCATTGCCGAATGGATCGCCGCCGGAACACCCGGACCGCGCGACGACGACCCTCAGATTAGCAAGCTGGAAGTGCTCCCCAAGAACTCCCAGCAAACCGTGGGGACCGAGCAACAGCTGGTTGTGCTCGCCCACTTCAACGACGGCCACGTGGAAGACGTCACCCGCTGGTCGAAGTATGTCTCCACCAACAGCAGCGTGGCTTCGGTGGGCGAACATGGCAAGGTGAAAATCACCGGCAGTGGCGAAGGGGCGGTCAGCGTGTGGTATCTCAACCTCACGGAAATGGCCTATGTATCGTCCCCTTATCCCAACCAGGTTGCCCCCGCGACTTATGCCCGAGAGGATCGGAACAATTTCATCGATGAACTGGTTCTTGAGAAACTTCAGTCGCTGCGCATTCCTCCCTCCGCGCGCTGCGATGACGCAACGTTTCTGCGCCGCGCCTATCTCGATACGATCGGCACACTTCCCACCCTGGTCGAAACGCAAGCGTTCCTTAGTGATGCCTCGAGCGATAAACGCGAGAAACTAATCGATCACTTGCTTGGTCGGCCCGAGTTTGTCGACTATTGGACGAACAAGTGGGGCGATCTGCTCCTACTTTCCGGCGAGCGATTGCGGCCGAAAGCCTTAGAAACCTATCACAACTGGATTCGTAAAAACGTCGCCGAGAACAAGCCCTGGGACAAGTTTGTCTACGAGATTGTGACTGCGACAGGGAGCACGCACGAAAACGGTGCAGCGAATTTTTATGCCCTGCATCAAGATCCTGAAGTGATGGCCGAAACGGTCTCCCAGGCCTTCATGGGGCTGTCGATCAACTGTGCCAAGTGCCACAACCACCCGCTGGAAAAATGGACGAACGATCAGTACTACGGCATGGCGAACATGTTCTCGCGCGTGCGTGCCAAAGGCTGGGGTGGCGACTTCCGCAACGGCGACGGCATGCGGGTTGTCTATTCGGATACGCAGGGAGAGTTGTTGCAGCCTAGCCGCGGTCAACCTCAGCAGCCGCGACCACTCGATGGTGCAGCGGTCGCATTTAATGATTCAGCTGACCGGCGGATCAAACTGGCAGAGTGGCTGGTTTCTCCGCAGAATCCCTATTTCACCCGGGCCATTGCGAACCGGGTGTGGGCCAACTTTTTTGGTGTTGGGCTGGTCGAACGGGTCGACGATTTGCGGGCCAGCAATCCTGCTAGTAACGAAGTGTTGTTATCTGCCACGGCCGAGTACGTGAAAGAGAATCAATACGACCTGAAGCAGTTGATGCGGGCCATTTTGCAGTCCAGCACATACCAGCGGAGCAGCCAGCCCGTCACCGGCAACGAAGCGGACGAGCGGTTTTACAGCCGGTATTATCCCAAGCGGCTGAAGGCAGAAGTCTTGCTCGACGCGCTCTCGCAAGTCAGTGGTACCCCCTCACAATTTCGCACGATGAAGCCTGATGGCAAGCCCGGCGATGCCGTGAGTGCCAAGCGGGCTCTGCAGTTGCCGGACTCGTTTATTGACTCGTACTTCCTCAAGACGTTTGGTCGCCCCGATCGCTTGATTACCTGCGATTGCGAACGGAGCGACGAACCGAGCATGACGCAGGTGTTTCACATGCTGAATGGCGAAACGATCAATAACAAACTGAAGGCCAAAGAGAACGCTGTCGCTCAGGCCGTCGAGCAAGACAACGCCCAAGTCCTCGATCAGTTGTTTCTCACGGCACTCTGTCGCCTCCCCACTCCCGCCGAGAAAGAACGGACACTGAAAGAACTGGCCGAAACTCCGGCAGACGAGCGCCGTGCTGTGCTCGAAGATGTGTATTGGAGCGTGCTGACGTGCCGCGAGTTTGTGTTTAATCATTAA
- a CDS encoding metal-dependent transcriptional regulator, which produces MASLTIENYVKTIYQISSAQADGPATTGQLAESLQVSPSTVTSMLKTLSESGLATYVRYGGAELTDAGRALALRVLRRHRLIELFLSQTLNLTWDEVHEEAENMEHAVSDLLIDRIDAFLKYPACDPHGDPIPKADGTLAPTPTIRLADLQEHESFRIERVLDQSPEFLRYLAETGLKLGAQGQVVSNRQEAGVITLKVGESTATLSVAVAQRVLINRDAS; this is translated from the coding sequence TTGGCCAGTCTGACGATTGAAAACTATGTCAAAACGATCTATCAGATCAGCTCAGCGCAAGCCGATGGGCCGGCCACGACGGGTCAATTGGCCGAATCGCTGCAGGTATCTCCCAGCACCGTCACCAGCATGCTGAAAACGCTCAGCGAATCTGGCCTCGCAACCTACGTTCGCTATGGCGGAGCCGAACTGACCGACGCGGGACGTGCCTTGGCTTTGCGGGTGCTGCGCAGACATCGGCTGATTGAACTCTTCTTGTCGCAGACACTCAACCTCACTTGGGACGAAGTGCACGAAGAAGCCGAAAACATGGAGCACGCGGTGAGCGATCTGCTGATCGACCGGATCGACGCTTTTCTCAAGTATCCCGCCTGCGATCCCCATGGCGATCCCATTCCGAAAGCCGACGGCACCCTTGCGCCGACACCGACCATTCGCCTCGCCGATTTGCAGGAGCACGAGTCGTTTCGAATCGAACGAGTCCTCGACCAATCTCCCGAGTTTCTCCGCTATCTGGCCGAGACCGGGCTGAAGTTGGGAGCCCAGGGACAAGTTGTTTCGAACCGCCAGGAAGCGGGCGTAATTACGTTGAAGGTCGGCGAATCGACGGCGACCCTGAGTGTGGCAGTCGCTCAACGGGTGCTTATCAATCGCGACGCATCCTGA
- a CDS encoding c-type cytochrome domain-containing protein: protein MAFIYRQVILAADAPDYAKQVQPVLNKYCTSCHSDDEPEGKLSLQSYPALLKGGAKGAIITPGHSELSRMILVLTGKAQPAMPPKDSDPPSAAELATLRAWIDAGAKGPSGAAPDPTVLVAPQIKLLAPVRQSVNAVAVSPVGALVALARHGEVELVAAEGSKAVPAPTQHLLGHRGSVNSVSFSEDGQWLVAGAGEPGLFGEARIWNVADRSLVKMVQGHKDSLYAVRLSPDRSVLATGGYDGLILLWETSSGELLKKLEGHNGAVFELAFRRDGKLLASCSGDRTVKLWNVATGERLDTLKEATKELYTLAFHPEGNQVAAAGVDNRIRIWQLSSDAKEGTNPLISSQFAHETPVLRLAWSTDGKTLISTGEDRLIKVWNAADLTIRQTLAKQPDWASGLGMLPAGNRVVVGRIDGTTATLPIEPPAQASVTAIAIAAETPPEVNYGEQPALDKLSQSTEVEPNDQPDQAQEWKLPGVVSGVIQSQTPAVDADLFRFQATKGDQWIFETNAARSGSQLDSKLEILDAAGNPVPRVLLRGVRDTEIEFRGMNSDQRGVRLKNYEELLLNEYVYLNGEVIKHFQQRRGPDADGQFYPENGNRFTFFETTSRAHALGEPGYIVVPYPVGTQLPNNGLPVFTLNYENDDQATRKLGKDSQVTFVAPESGEYLVRVSDVRGFAGDKFKYQLIGRRPQPDFKVTVTGMNPTINAGSGKTFTVKAERTDHFMGPIRLEITGLPPGFQVTSPVIIAAGLYEAQGVINCAADAAAPTPENEKSSKITATAVVAGEERTKDAGSLGTIKRADKPKLLAFLELGGNEKPAEAISTLPELTLVPGGSVTCKLRIERNGFKDRVAFDVGNLPHGVIVEDIGLSGVLIPEGQTERMISLRAEPWVRSQDRQFQATANVEGNQTTLPMLLRIRESGAAATLSLAPAGK, encoded by the coding sequence ATGGCGTTTATATACCGGCAAGTCATCCTCGCTGCCGATGCCCCCGACTACGCCAAACAGGTGCAGCCGGTGCTCAACAAGTATTGCACCAGCTGTCATAGCGACGACGAACCCGAAGGGAAACTATCGCTGCAAAGCTACCCGGCGCTGCTGAAGGGTGGCGCGAAAGGGGCGATCATTACGCCGGGGCACAGCGAACTCAGCCGGATGATTTTAGTCCTGACCGGCAAAGCCCAGCCCGCGATGCCGCCGAAAGATAGCGATCCACCATCGGCTGCTGAACTAGCCACGTTGCGAGCTTGGATCGATGCCGGCGCCAAAGGTCCCAGCGGCGCTGCGCCCGACCCAACCGTGCTCGTCGCTCCGCAGATCAAGCTGCTCGCGCCAGTGCGGCAAAGTGTGAACGCAGTCGCAGTTTCGCCCGTGGGCGCCTTGGTTGCCCTGGCGCGACATGGCGAAGTGGAATTGGTCGCAGCCGAGGGGAGCAAAGCTGTACCAGCGCCGACGCAACATTTGTTGGGCCACCGCGGCAGCGTGAATTCGGTTTCGTTCTCCGAAGATGGCCAATGGCTTGTTGCTGGAGCGGGCGAACCGGGTTTATTCGGCGAAGCTCGCATCTGGAATGTCGCCGACCGTTCCCTGGTGAAAATGGTGCAGGGACATAAGGACAGCCTGTACGCTGTGCGTCTCAGTCCCGACCGCAGTGTGCTGGCAACTGGCGGCTACGATGGCCTGATTCTGTTGTGGGAAACCAGCAGCGGCGAACTGCTGAAGAAGCTTGAGGGGCACAACGGAGCCGTGTTTGAACTGGCTTTTCGTCGCGATGGCAAACTGCTGGCCAGCTGTAGTGGCGACCGCACGGTCAAATTGTGGAACGTCGCCACGGGCGAGCGACTCGACACGCTCAAAGAGGCGACCAAGGAACTTTATACGCTGGCATTTCATCCAGAAGGGAACCAAGTTGCAGCGGCTGGAGTTGATAACCGCATTCGTATTTGGCAACTGAGTAGCGATGCGAAGGAAGGGACCAATCCGCTCATCAGTTCACAGTTCGCGCACGAGACGCCCGTTCTTCGGCTGGCCTGGTCGACGGATGGAAAGACGTTGATCTCCACGGGCGAAGATCGACTAATCAAAGTTTGGAACGCGGCCGATTTGACGATTCGGCAAACCTTGGCCAAGCAGCCCGATTGGGCCAGCGGCCTGGGCATGTTGCCAGCTGGCAATCGCGTGGTGGTGGGGCGCATCGACGGCACTACTGCGACCCTGCCGATCGAACCACCTGCGCAGGCTTCAGTCACTGCAATAGCCATCGCAGCTGAAACGCCCCCGGAGGTGAACTACGGCGAGCAACCGGCGCTTGATAAACTTTCACAGTCAACAGAGGTGGAACCCAACGACCAACCCGATCAAGCCCAGGAATGGAAACTGCCCGGGGTGGTCAGCGGAGTTATTCAAAGTCAAACGCCAGCCGTCGATGCCGACCTCTTCCGCTTTCAAGCCACCAAGGGAGACCAGTGGATCTTCGAAACCAATGCCGCCCGCTCCGGTTCGCAGCTCGATAGCAAACTGGAAATCCTCGATGCAGCGGGCAATCCTGTTCCCCGAGTGCTGCTGCGCGGCGTGCGCGATACGGAGATCGAGTTCCGCGGCATGAACAGTGACCAACGCGGTGTTCGACTGAAGAATTATGAAGAGTTGCTGCTCAACGAATATGTCTATCTCAATGGTGAGGTTATCAAGCACTTTCAGCAGCGACGTGGGCCCGATGCCGACGGGCAGTTCTATCCCGAGAATGGCAATCGATTCACATTCTTTGAGACCACCAGCCGTGCGCACGCACTAGGCGAACCGGGCTACATCGTGGTGCCGTACCCGGTCGGTACCCAGCTACCCAACAATGGTTTGCCGGTCTTCACGCTGAATTATGAAAACGACGATCAGGCTACGAGGAAACTGGGTAAGGATTCGCAGGTGACGTTCGTCGCGCCGGAATCAGGCGAATATCTGGTTCGCGTCAGCGACGTGCGTGGCTTCGCGGGCGACAAGTTCAAGTATCAACTCATCGGTCGTCGGCCGCAGCCTGATTTCAAAGTGACGGTCACGGGCATGAACCCCACGATTAACGCGGGCAGCGGCAAGACATTCACCGTAAAGGCGGAACGGACCGACCACTTCATGGGACCAATCCGGCTCGAAATCACCGGACTCCCTCCGGGGTTTCAAGTCACCTCGCCGGTGATCATTGCGGCCGGCTTGTACGAAGCTCAAGGCGTCATCAACTGTGCCGCAGATGCGGCAGCGCCGACGCCGGAGAACGAGAAGAGTTCGAAAATCACTGCCACTGCCGTGGTCGCCGGCGAAGAGCGAACTAAGGATGCTGGTTCGCTCGGAACGATCAAACGCGCCGATAAGCCGAAGTTGCTCGCCTTTCTCGAACTGGGTGGCAATGAGAAACCAGCCGAAGCCATCTCCACATTGCCGGAGCTAACACTTGTTCCCGGCGGCAGCGTCACTTGCAAACTGCGAATCGAACGCAACGGCTTCAAAGATCGCGTGGCCTTCGACGTCGGTAATTTGCCGCACGGGGTCATTGTCGAAGACATCGGCTTGAGTGGCGTACTCATCCCCGAAGGCCAAACCGAGCGCATGATTTCTTTGCGGGCCGAGCCGTGGGTGCGAAGCCAGGACCGCCAGTTCCAGGCGACTGCAAACGTGGAAGGGAATCAGACCACGCTACCCATGTTGCTACGAATCCGTGAATCCGGGGCTGCTGCGACGCTATCGCTAGCACCAGCTGGAAAGTAG